The Phaseolus vulgaris cultivar G19833 chromosome 10, P. vulgaris v2.0, whole genome shotgun sequence DNA window acatatttcaaatgAGCTGACAACTTTTTCAGCTCTATTTTCTGAGGGATGTTGGCTTTATTCATCTCTAATTCATCAAAAACCCCTTGTTGGACTTCTTTTGCCTTTCCCAGATCTAGGAAACATTCCTTGACTTTCTTATCCTCCCAATCCTCACAATTTTCATTATCATTCAGGACTGCTTTCATCATTGAATCATCTATAAATATTTCTCTGTGATTTTCCAAATAAGTTCATCTAGTGCATCCATCCTAAGACAATCCTTCTGATCAATCGGATGTTTCATTGCTTCAAATACATCAAAGTTAACTTCTTCATCCTACACTCAAACCTTGAATTTTCCTTCACCCACATCAAACATATTTTTTGCAGTCTTCATAAATGGGAGTCCAAGAATGAGAGGTACTTCAAGATCTTCCTCAATGTCCATGATCATAAAATCGACTGGGAAGTAAAATTTGTCTACCTTTACCAAAAGATCTTCCACTATCGCATATGgatattttattgatttgttAGCTAATTGCAATGTCATTCTTGTAGGAAAAATTTCAACATCCTCTTTCTTCAACATAGATACTGGCATCAAATTTATGCTTGCTTTAAAATCTAGTAATGCTTTAGCCACTGTAAAATTTCCTATTGTGACTGGCAAGGTAAAACTCCTAGGATCTTTAGATTTTGGTGGCAATGATTTTTGAATAATAGCACTACATGTTTCTTCTAGCTCTGCAACTCCTTGTTCTTTTAATCTTCTCTTCTTGGTCAACAGATCCTTCATAAATCTGGCATATGTAGGCATTTGTTCCAAAGTTTCATTGAACAAAATACTTATCTCCATTTGTTTCAAAATTTCACAGAATCTGATAAACTGTCCTTCTATATTCTTTCTTGAGGGAGCATGTGGATAAGGTAAATCTACAATTGGAAcgcttcttttttctttctcatttttcttttcttcctgtaccctctcatttttttctttctcttctcccTCTTCactccttttttttcttcctcttcctttttttttcttccaactctcaatttctctttcctcactttttttctcttcctcaCTTTCTATGTCTCAGTCATCACTTTGTAGGTTATCACCAATCCCCTTTCCTACAACTACTCCACTTCTAGTAGTGATTGAGTTACATTTCTCCTTGAGTTCCATAAACTCTTGTGTAAGCTGCTCAATTTGTGTCTCCAAATTCTCAACGTTATTTTTCATGGCCAATATGATgtgtgatatgattccaataacatgatagagatatttcaaggacatgttatggattcaacttgagttggaatatgattaggcacttttctagaattggatcaatgctcttaacattcaagaactcaccaaatcacaagcaaccaagccaaactcatagaaacccattttatGACAAaggaaccgattaaaacaagtaagaaagcaaatgaaccgattaaaactatCTAGaaatcaaatgaaccgaacaaaaacaagataagatgcaaatgaaccgattaaaagtgACTAGgaatcaaatgaaccgaacaaaaacaaGATAAGATGCAAATGAATTGATTAAAGTGACTAGAAatacctaagacatgttttagagtttatttgggaatgaaaatggatgaataagatggaaagaagaagagaacttatgtggttggagtccttGGAGAGGAGTACGCCATTTGAAGGATGcaaagcttcaagatgagtgtagatgccgccacttgaggttccaagagtgtcctcaagataagactagaataagataagacacaagtctctcaatcactcaccaatttggg harbors:
- the LOC137814559 gene encoding uncharacterized protein; translation: MEISILFNETLEQMPTYARFMKDLLTKKRRLKEQGVAELEETCSAIIQKSLPPKSKDPRSFTLPVTIGNFTVAKALLDFKASINLMPVSMLKKEDVEIFPTRMTLQLANKSIKYPYAIVEDLLVKVDKFYFPVDFMIMDIEEDLEVPLILGLPFMKTAKNMFDVGEGKFKV